The nucleotide sequence GCCCGGTGCGACACCGACGTCCAGCCGCCCGTGACTGAGCCGGTCGACCGCGGTGATGGCCGATGCCAACTGCAGCGGATCGTGCAGCGAGGAAACCAGGACGGCGACACCCAATCGCAGTCGCTCGGTGCAAGCGGCGCAATACGCGAGCAGCTCCAGCGGCGCCAGCAGCGGCGCCGCCCCGATGGTCTGCTCGATCACCCAACCGCCTTCGAAGCCAAGCTCCTCGGCACGCGCGAGATACGCGCGCAGCCCGGCGGCATCGAAGCCATCGAAATCGAATTGGGGGATGGCGACGGAAAACTTCACCCCATCACCGTACGGCGGCGAATCGGTAGGCTGGCAAACATGTTCGGTTTTCTGCCCTCGCTGCCCGGTGTTGACGACGTGCGTGACCTGGTCTACCGCGTCGATACCGCCCGCCACCACGGCATACCCAGCGGTTGCGTGCTGGAATTGGACCTGCGGTCGGCGCCGCCGGAGACGACGGGATTCGACCCGCTGACGATAGTCACCGGGGGTGGCCGGGCGATGGCACTGCGCGACGCGGTCGCCGCGATCCACCGGGCCGCGCAGGATCCCCGGGTTGCCGGGATGATCGCGCGCGTGCAGCTCGCGGCGTCGCCGGTGGGTGCGGTCCAAGAACTGCGCGAAGCCATCGCGGCCTTCACCGCCGTCAAACCGTCACTGGCCTGGGCGGAAACCTATCCGGGCACGCTGTCCTACTACCTGGCTTCGGCATTCGGTGAAGTCTGGATGCAGCCCTCGGGAAGCGTCGGGCTCATCGGCTTCGCCAGCAGCGCCACCTTTCTGCGCGACGCGCTGGACAAGGCGGGGATCGAGGCGCAGTTCACCGCGCGGGGCGAATACAAGTCGGCGGCAAACCTTTTCACTCAAGCGCAGTTCACCGAGGCCCACCGTGAGGCCGTCACCCGGATGTTGGACAGCCTGCAGGAACAGGTGTGGCAGGCGGTTGCCGAATCACGTCACATCGACGCGGGCGCGCTCGATGCGTTGGCCGACCGCGCGCCGCTGTTGCGTGCTGACGCTGTGGAATCCGGTCTGGTGGACCGGATCGGATTCCGCGACGAGGCCTTTGCCCGCATCGCGGAACTCGTTGGCGTGGAGGAGGTTTCCGGCGACGAAGACGACGGCCCGCCGCGGCTCTACCTGTCGCGCTACGCCGGTGCCGCGCGGCCGCGGTTTGCGCCGCCGATGCCGTCGATTCCCCGGCGCGGGTCCAAGCCGACGATCGCCGTGGTCACCCTCGAGGGCGCGATCGTCAACGGGCGCGGCGGGCGGCAAGTCCTGCCGTTCGGCTCCTCGAACGCCGGCGCTGACACCATCGCGGCGGCACTGCGAGAGGTGGCTGCCGACGACGCGGTGTCCGCGATCGTGCTGCGGGTGGACAGCCCCGGTGGTTCGGTCACCGCGTCGGAAACCATTTGGCGTGAGGTGAAAAGGGCCCGCGAACGGGGCAAGCCGGTGGTGGCGTCGATGGGTGCGGTGGCGGCCTCCGGAGGCTACTACGTTTCGATGGATGCCGACGCGATCGTGGCCAACCCGGGCACGATCACCGGTTCGATCGGCGTGATGAGCGGCAAGCTGGTGGTCCGCGACCTCAAGACGAGGTTGGGAGTCGGCTCGGACACCGTGCGCACCAACGCAAATGCCGATGTCTGGTCGGTCGACGAGTTGTTCACCCCGGAGCAGCAGGCGGACCGGGAGGCCGAGGCGGACCTGTTCTATACCGATTTTGTGGAACGTGTCGCCGCCGGCCGTAACATGAGCGCCGAAGCCGTGGATGCCGTTGCGCGCGGGCGGATCTGGACCGGCGCCGACGCTCTGGAGCGCGGTTTGGTCGACGAGCTAGGCGGGTTCCGCACCGCGGTGCGCCGGGCCAAGGTGCTGGCCGGCCTGGACGCGGACGCCGAGGTGCGGCTGGTCAGCTACCCCGGCTCGTCGTGGCTGGACCTGGTTCGTCCCCGGGCGTCGTCGCAGCCGGCCGCCGCGTCGCTGCCGGACGCGGTGGGGTCGGTGCTGGGCCGCGCGGTGGCCGGGATCCTCGAACACGTCGAGCAGAGTTTGGGCGGTGCCAGCGTGCTCTGGCTGGGGCAGTCGCGCTTCTAGTTCTAAGCGGTCCGGGTGCCGCTGATGAAGACGATGTCGCCCAGCGGGTCGTCGATTTGGGGGTCCGGCACCTCGATGCCATTGCGCCTGAACAGTTCCGTGCGCGCCACGCCCTCGACCTCCCAGCCGCTGGCGCGCAGATAGTCGAGGCCGTGGTTGCGCTCGCCGGCGTAGACCAGCGACGCCATGTCGACGTCCATGCCGTGTTCGCGGAACACGTTCCCCATGTCCTGTACCCGGCTGGCATCGAAATCGATTATGCCGGGCGCGAATTCCGTTGCGATCGTGCTGCCCGGCACGCTCAGCGCGGTGATGTTGTCGAACAACCGGTCCTGCGCTTCGGGCGGGAGGTAGATCAGCAGGCCCTCGGCCAACCACGCCGTCGGCGCCGTGGGATCCAGCCCGGACGCTTTCAACGCCGCGGGCCAATCCTGGCGCAAATCGATGGGGACGGTGCGCCTAGTTGCCGTCGGTTCGGCGCCGATGCCGGCCAAAGTGGTTGTCTTGAACTCGATCACCTGCGGCTGATCGAGCTCGTAAACCACCGTGCCCGCCGGCCAGGGCAGTCGGTAGGCCCTGGCGTCCAAACCGGACGCAAGGATCACCGCTTGCCGCACACCGTCATTGGTGGCATTGACGAAATAGTCATCGAAGAACTTGGTGCGCACCGCCATGCCGTCGATCATCGCCTGCAGTCGCTCCGGCGAAGCGTTGTCGATCGTCGAGGTGTCGAGCTCACCGTCGAGCATCTTGGTGAAGAAATCCAAGCCGACCGCGCGCACCAGCGGCTCGGCGAAGGGGTCGTTGATCAAACGGCGGGGATCCTTCGTCGCCATCGCGCGCCCGGACGCGACGAGGGTCGCGGTGGCGCCGACGCTGGAGGCCAGATCCCAATTGTCGTCGTGGGTGCGGGACATGAGGAGAGCCTATTTCAGGGTCGCGTCGACGTAGCTCAATTCGCCGAACTCCGCCGCCATCCCATCCTCGGGATATTCGAACCCGTTCTGGGCGTACAAGTCTCGGGCCGAATTGAGCGTCACCTGCCAGCCATGGGAGGTCAGGTAGTCCAGGACGACATTGCGTTCCCCGCCATAGAAAAGGTCGGCCGCGTTGAGGTCGAGACCGAAGCGCTGCCACCGCTCGGAGATGCGCTGCACGCGCTCCTCGGTAAACAGGTTCGGGTCGGCGACGTGTTCGGTGGATAGCCGGCTGCCCGGCGCGCTGAGCGCGGTGATGTTGTCGAACAGCCGGTCCTGGGCATCCGGCGGCAGGTAGGGCAGCAGGCCCTCGGCGCTCCAGGCGGTCGGCTGCGTGACGTCAAAACCGCCGTCGGTGAGCGCCTTGGGCCAGTCGTCGCGCAGGTCGATGCTGATCGTGCGCCGCTCGGCGGTGGGGGCCGCGCCGAGGTCGGCCAGCGTATTGGTCTTGAACGCAATCACTTCCGGTTGGTCGATCTCATAGACCACCGTGCCCGCCGGCCACCGCAACCGGTACGCCCTGGTGTCCAGGCCGGACGCCAGGATCACCGCCTGCCGCACACCGGTTTCGGTCGCGTTGGTGAAGAAGTTGTCGAAAAACCGGGTGCGCACCGCCATCTGCTCGGCCCTGGTCTTGCGGTTGAACACCGGGTCGTCTTCGAAGTCGAGCTCGCCGTCGATGATCCTGATGAAAGGTGCCAAGCCCACGGCGCGGACCAGCGGGTCGGCCAGCGGATCGTCAAGCAGCGCATTGGGTCCCTGCGATGCCACGGCGCGGGACGCCGCGACCATGGTGGCCGTCGCCCCCACGCTGTGTGCGGGTCCCCAGCTGTCTCCGTCGGTGCGTCCGGTCTCGACAGTCATTCGTCAATACTCCTATCAGGCCGTCTCGGTGAGCGTGCCGCTGGTGTAAACCATGTCGCCCATGCCGGCGCTTTCGTCGTCAAAGGGTGCAAGTCCGTTGGCCGCAAACAGATCCGCGACGCTGCTGCTGGTCAGCTGCCAACCGCGCTCGGACAGGTAGGACTCGGCTTCGTTACGGTCGCCGAGGTACACCAGGCCGGTCATGTCGAGATCGAAGCCATGCTCCCGCCAGCGCTCGGTGACGGTCCGCATGCGTTCCTTCATCTTTTCCTCGTCGCCGGGCCGCAGATTGCGCGCGCTTTCGGTGGCGATCCGGCTGCCCGGCGCGCTGAGTTCGGTGATGGTGTCCAGCAGCCGGTCCTGCGCCTCCGGCGGCAGGTAGCCGAGCAGACCCTCGGCGCTCCACGCGGCCGGCTGGGCCGGGTCGAATCCGGCGGCACGCAGCGCGGCGGGCCAATCGTCACGCAGATCGACCGCCACCGTCCGTCGGTAGGCGGTGGGCGTGACGCCCAACTCGGCCATCGTGCGCGACTTGAATTCGATGACCTGCGGCTGGTCGACCTCATAGACCACGGTGCCGGCGGGCCAGGTCAGCCGGTAGGCGCGGGCGTCCAGGCCCGAGGCC is from Mycobacterium conspicuum and encodes:
- the sppA gene encoding signal peptide peptidase SppA; amino-acid sequence: MFGFLPSLPGVDDVRDLVYRVDTARHHGIPSGCVLELDLRSAPPETTGFDPLTIVTGGGRAMALRDAVAAIHRAAQDPRVAGMIARVQLAASPVGAVQELREAIAAFTAVKPSLAWAETYPGTLSYYLASAFGEVWMQPSGSVGLIGFASSATFLRDALDKAGIEAQFTARGEYKSAANLFTQAQFTEAHREAVTRMLDSLQEQVWQAVAESRHIDAGALDALADRAPLLRADAVESGLVDRIGFRDEAFARIAELVGVEEVSGDEDDGPPRLYLSRYAGAARPRFAPPMPSIPRRGSKPTIAVVTLEGAIVNGRGGRQVLPFGSSNAGADTIAAALREVAADDAVSAIVLRVDSPGGSVTASETIWREVKRARERGKPVVASMGAVAASGGYYVSMDADAIVANPGTITGSIGVMSGKLVVRDLKTRLGVGSDTVRTNANADVWSVDELFTPEQQADREAEADLFYTDFVERVAAGRNMSAEAVDAVARGRIWTGADALERGLVDELGGFRTAVRRAKVLAGLDADAEVRLVSYPGSSWLDLVRPRASSQPAAASLPDAVGSVLGRAVAGILEHVEQSLGGASVLWLGQSRF
- a CDS encoding class I SAM-dependent methyltransferase, which codes for MTVETGRTDGDSWGPAHSVGATATMVAASRAVASQGPNALLDDPLADPLVRAVGLAPFIRIIDGELDFEDDPVFNRKTRAEQMAVRTRFFDNFFTNATETGVRQAVILASGLDTRAYRLRWPAGTVVYEIDQPEVIAFKTNTLADLGAAPTAERRTISIDLRDDWPKALTDGGFDVTQPTAWSAEGLLPYLPPDAQDRLFDNITALSAPGSRLSTEHVADPNLFTEERVQRISERWQRFGLDLNAADLFYGGERNVVLDYLTSHGWQVTLNSARDLYAQNGFEYPEDGMAAEFGELSYVDATLK
- a CDS encoding class I SAM-dependent methyltransferase, with product MSRTHDDNWDLASSVGATATLVASGRAMATKDPRRLINDPFAEPLVRAVGLDFFTKMLDGELDTSTIDNASPERLQAMIDGMAVRTKFFDDYFVNATNDGVRQAVILASGLDARAYRLPWPAGTVVYELDQPQVIEFKTTTLAGIGAEPTATRRTVPIDLRQDWPAALKASGLDPTAPTAWLAEGLLIYLPPEAQDRLFDNITALSVPGSTIATEFAPGIIDFDASRVQDMGNVFREHGMDVDMASLVYAGERNHGLDYLRASGWEVEGVARTELFRRNGIEVPDPQIDDPLGDIVFISGTRTA
- a CDS encoding class I SAM-dependent methyltransferase produces the protein MTSATSRYEGDTWDLASSVGVTATMVAAARAMATRTDKPLINDPFAEPLVRAVGVDLLTRLASGELDPAELNDVHDGATESAGAMSRMADNMAVRTKFFDEFFLDATNAGIKQAVILASGLDARAYRLTWPAGTVVYEVDQPQVIEFKSRTMAELGVTPTAYRRTVAVDLRDDWPAALRAAGFDPAQPAAWSAEGLLGYLPPEAQDRLLDTITELSAPGSRIATESARNLRPGDEEKMKERMRTVTERWREHGFDLDMTGLVYLGDRNEAESYLSERGWQLTSSSVADLFAANGLAPFDDESAGMGDMVYTSGTLTETA